The stretch of DNA TTCAGGAATTTCTTCAACATAAAAATCTTCATATTGGTTTCTTATTGTTCCACCAATACCTTCTTGAGTTGTAACATATGTATTAGCATTTAACATAATAATCACGGAAATATAATGCCCTGACCGGGATTTGAACCCGGGGAATGGGATCCGCAGTCCCATGTGTTATCCAAACTACACCATCAGGGCCAACAAAATAAGATAACATATAGTATTATGATTTTAATAGTATTTAATTATTGCCATACAGACAATGTATAAGAGTAATCGCCATAACTTCTTGTTGCTACCGAAACATTACGGGCTTTTGAATAATCCCCTGATGATGCCAATACTTTTTCATTTAAAATATTGTTTTCGCTAAAACGATAGTTATCAAGATTCATGCTTTTGAACTTGTTTTTGCAGATTCTTGAAACATTGTCAATTGATTCTTTTGAATTTTCATTTTCCCTTAAAATTTTAGAAATCTCACCCAGAAACGTTTCATCAGTGAAATTCACCTTTCCAGTTAGAATTTCCATTGTATCCTGAGCTATCTTGATTTCTTGAGAGTCATATGAATAATCAGGACTCGAAATTGAAATAGCCGTATTGACGGCAAAAAATACGATTAAAAGTAAAACCACTGCAAGAATTGCATCAATAATGTAAAAATATCCTTTTTCATCTAACATGTTCAAGAGTTAGATGTTAAAATTTATAAAAAATAGCAAAGTGTGAAAGCGTGATTTTGTGAAAAATCCCACTTCACAAACATTAATTAATAAAAGAAGAAAAATTCACAATTTTTCTTCATACAATTTTTAGATTTAATTTCCTTTAATATAATCGATGACTTTATCTTTTTTGGCGATTGCCGCATCTGAAGCCCTTTGAACTTTTTCTTTCATTTCTTCAAAGTCTTCAGGGGTTGTTTCACCGACCAATTTTTTAATTTTGGTATATGCTGCTTCCCTGAATAATGGAACTAACAGTTCTTCAGATGAATCCTCTTTAATTAAAATCGGCTTGCCTGAATTGTTTACTTCTCCAATTTCAGATATTGCAACATCATATTTAGCAACCGCTTTTTTAATGTCACCAACAATTTCAGGAGGTGCAATCAGCATTAATGAATCGGTTGAAACTCCTAACGGGTCGATATTTAATGATTCAAGCATGTTCAACACATTTGGAGCGACCATTTTTCTGATTTCTTCTTCATGGAACTCTAAACCAACGCCAGTTGTATTTGATATTTCATGAGCATCTCCTCTAAGACCTCCATTGGTTACATCAGTCATTGCATGAATGTCTTTTACAAGATCTGCTTCAAACAAGGCATGTGATGCTTGAACAAAGTTTACATTCATTGTATCCCATACAACATCAAAGAATCCGTTGTATAAAGCGGTTGTGGTAATAGTTCCTCCACCAGAACCTTCAGTCAAAAGGATTATATCCCCTTCTGTAGCTCCTTTTCTTGCAGTTGGAGGATGATTGGATACACCAACGCTTCCAACAGCTGAAACAAATCTATCACCTAAAACCATGTCCCCTCCAACACGAAGGGTACTTCCAGCAACGATTGGAACATCGACAAGTTCGGAAACTGCTGCAACACCTGCGGTAAAGTCAAATATTTTAGCGACATCACCGTCATCTGCAAGGTGAACATCACTTAAAATAGCTACAGGATCAGCCCCCATTACACAAACATCCCTTAAGGTAGCACGAGTTACATGAAAACCACCTAAAAACGGATATTCGCTTAAACGTGAATGGATTCCATCAACTGCTGTTGTAATATATACTTCATCATTGTTCGCTTTTGCTTTAACAACTCCCCCATCATCCTGTTCAGATGGATTGACCAATGATGCAGTGTTTGTTGATGAAACGATTTCTGCTATTTTTCTGTGAACAAAGAAGTCTCCGGCTCCACGGGAACCGACTCCCATTTCGCCCATTAAGACATCAGCTTTGTTGACATTGGCAATTTCTTTTAAAAATTCATCATCGCTTTCCTGTAATTTAAGAGTTGTTGAAACTTCATCAATTACCGCTTTTGCCATTTCAACTGAGTTTTCTTCAGAAATTTTCTTATATTCTCTAATCCTTACAGCTAAAATTTCTGCTAGTTCATTATAATCATAATCATCAATTCTAGCCCTTACAAATCCTTCAATATCCATAGTTAAATCTCCAAATTAGTGAAATTTTTCAATATTTTTAATCCTGCAACACCGCTTTTTTCCGGGTGAAACTGTGTTGAAAATAAATTATTTTGACTTAAACTAGCTACAACATCACCGCCATACTCACAAATGCCTGCAATAATGCTTTCATCATCAGGCACTACATGATAAGAGTGTACAAAATAGAAGAATTCTCCATCAATGCCCTCTAAAATCGGTGAATCGTTTACTACATTTAACTTGTTCCATCCCATATGAGGTATTTTAACGCCTTCAGGCAAGATTTCCACATGTCCATTAAATAGGTCCAAACCTTTAACCCCCGGCGATTCATCACTTGAACTCATTAAAACCTGTTGGCCAAGACAAATTCCTAAAAATGGCTTATCATCACCAACATGTTCATGAATTACATCTTCAAATGGTTTTAAATTCTCCATTGCACTTCCAAATGCACCAACACCAGGCAGGACCAGATAATCACTATTTGCAATGATTTCCTTATCATCAGTGATTTGATAGTCAACACCGATTTTTTTAAATCCATTTGAAATGCTTTTTAAGTTTCCACTTTTATAATCAATAATCGTAATCATTCATCTAACCATCCAATAGCTGATCTAATCATTCCGCCAAAGTCTGAAAATACTATTTCATCTGTTCCTAAAGTTTTTGAGTGGGCGTCAAGCTCTGCAACAACATGAGTGTATCCAAGCTCTTTTAACGGCTGAACCAAACGAGGCCCATCAGTTACGGCAACTGATTCTGCATCAAAATCTTCAATCGGGAATGCATGAGGAACACCAAATACGACAATTAAGTCCAAATCTTTATCTCTCAAGTATTCTGCTGCATTATTGGCTGTGATTGGATATTCATCAAGACCTCCGGTGATGAAATCAGGTTCCATGTCAAGCTGATTTTTAATATTCACCGCATGCTGCCTGATTCTAGGCAAACCAATGTTTTCATCCAAATTAGCCACAAAAATAGGCTTATTATCAGGATTGATTTTTTCATAATCGAAATTTATGATATCAGCAAATAAATATGATGTTTCTTTCTTAACGTTCAATACAAAAGCAACTTTCTTATTGTCTTTCAGGGCATTGACAACAGTTTTAGCAACATTTTCCTTTGAATCTCCAAAATCAGGTTTAATGTATTTACCTTGGGCCATTCCACGGGTTTTTTCGACTTCTGTTGCTTTTTCAAGCATTTCAATTTGGCGGTCTGCTTCTTCACGAGGTATTACACCACATTCAACTGCCGCATCTAAAACCATAATTGCCCCAACAGTATTGTCACCTTCACCAGATCCTCCATGAGATTCGACCGGAATAACTGTGCATGGCAAATCTGCAGTTGCTATTGCCTCTTTTAAGTCTTCACCAATAATCATGCTTGCACAGGTGCCTGCAATACCCATTAGTTTTGGATGAAACAACTCATAAGCTTCAATTAATGTATCGACTAATTTTTCACCTGCACCTAATATGAAATCGTTTTCAGACATCCCTGTAGTTACAACACGAACACCGTCGCTTTCCAAAAGCCTGGCTGTCCTAAAACAGCATCCAGTTGGTCCGTGCATAATAATAACATCAACATTCATATCCCTTAATGTATAAAGAGTAGCTGCAATTGGACTTGGTCTCGGATGTATAATTTTTATCACCTAAATTAAATTAACAAATAAATATTTTAAATTCTTAATTAATATAATTATACAATTGAACAATTGGGAGATTGTATTATGAAACTTGATGAAAAAATTTTAGAGGAAAAAATCAGAGAATACAGAAAATCAAAAAGCTGTTCCGAGTCAACCTTAATGGGCCTTTGTGAAACTGCTGATGCCGACATTACCTCTGAAGAAATGACCAAGCTAGCCTGCGGATTTGCAGGTGGAATGGGTGGAACCTTTGATGAAGGAACCTGCGGTGCCGTAACAGGCGCTTTAATGGCCAATGGTATTGTTTTGGATGATGTCGGCAAAATCAAAGCAAACGCCAAAGAAATTTTCAACACTTTTAAAGAAGAATACGGAAGCGTATGCTGTGGTGTAATAACCAACAACGGCGAAGATAAGTCACCTTGCGTTGACTGTTGCGTATTCATTGCAAAAAAAGTTGCTGATTTATGGGATGAATAGCTAACGCTTATCATAGCAGGTTGGAAAATGGAGAGATACTGTAGAAAATGCGGTGCCAAACTTAAAAATGAAGCTATATTCTGCCCAAATTGCGGTGAAAAAGCTGTTTATCCAGATGAAAGTTTTTTAAGCAAATATAAAATTCCATTAATAATTGCTGCAGTAGCGGCAATTATCTTAATTTCATTTGTTGTCTTGACGCCTCAAACCCAAATTGTCAAAGTTGACGATGTCGAATTTGAAATTCCGGCCGATTATGTCAATGACCCCTCCAGAACTGAGGTCAGCTACGATGAAAATGTAAAATCAAGTGCAATGGGCTGGAGCAATAAGGACACATATATAGAAATTGGAGTCGCAAGAACCCCCGGTTCAGGTTTCAATAGCCAGGAAGCCGCAGCCAATGTGGGCGGATCACCAACCAAAATGCTTGGTTATTCAGGATACTATCAAAAATACGATAATGAAAGTTATACCTTTGTATTTGGATTGAAAGACAAGGTGTGCATGGTTTACGTATCTGATTACGATGCATTTAAGGACATTAAAGTAATCAGTGAAGAGTAGTTAAAATATAAACGCCACACAAAATAACCATCAGAATAACATTTAAAACAGTGAATACGCCCAAATATCTCATTTTAAATTCATCATGCTCATGAACAAGAATCTTATAAGAAATAAGATTGGCCATTGATGCAATAAGAGTGCCCAAACCGCCAATGTTGATTCCGACAATAATGGCTTCATAATTGGTACTGAAACCACTGAGCAACATTGCAGCAGGAACATTGGAAATAAACTGAGATGCAACAATACCCCAAACAACCTCATTGCCGATTATCCATTTCTCAAACAATGAAGTGAAAAATGGGATATTCTCAAGATTGCCAATCAGAATAAACAGGGCAATGAAAGTCAAAAGCAAATAGTAATCAACACCAATAAAGACCCTTTTAAAGAAATCTTTTTTATCAACCTGGATTTTACTCATTTTAGGTAAAGTTATTGGATCATTTTTAACAAAAAACAACATTGCTGTCAAAAATATCAAGGATACAACGACATAAGGTAAAAGCAGCAGGAAAAATGACAAGAATGGTATTTTGGAAACAGTATACATGACAATATTGTGGGGAGCACCAATAGGAAGCACCATGCAACCGACATTAGCCGCAATGGTCTGTAAAGACACTGTAAATATTATTAAATCAACTCGACCAACTTTATTCAAAGCCAATATTGCAAACGGTACAAAAATGATTAAAGAAACATCATTGGTGATGAATATTGAGCTAAAAAAGCAGATAGAAACCAATACCAAAACAAGCCCTCGAGCATCCCCTATTTTAGTTAACAATTTCCTAACCAATATCTCAAAAACAGCTAAATTTTTAAGAACCTCTACAATAAGCATTATCACAAAAAGCAAGATGATTGTTTCCCAATTAATATAATTGAAATAATCAATAGAGGGTTTTACAAAAAAACAAGAAATAATAGCTAATATTAATGATATGGAAAAGATTATTTCTTTTTTAAAAAAATTAACTCCTTTATCTATTAATTTAGCCATACTATTTGTTTTAGTCAATGAATTATTAATAGA from Methanobrevibacter sp. YE315 encodes:
- a CDS encoding AIR synthase-related protein — translated: MDIEGFVRARIDDYDYNELAEILAVRIREYKKISEENSVEMAKAVIDEVSTTLKLQESDDEFLKEIANVNKADVLMGEMGVGSRGAGDFFVHRKIAEIVSSTNTASLVNPSEQDDGGVVKAKANNDEVYITTAVDGIHSRLSEYPFLGGFHVTRATLRDVCVMGADPVAILSDVHLADDGDVAKIFDFTAGVAAVSELVDVPIVAGSTLRVGGDMVLGDRFVSAVGSVGVSNHPPTARKGATEGDIILLTEGSGGGTITTTALYNGFFDVVWDTMNVNFVQASHALFEADLVKDIHAMTDVTNGGLRGDAHEISNTTGVGLEFHEEEIRKMVAPNVLNMLESLNIDPLGVSTDSLMLIAPPEIVGDIKKAVAKYDVAISEIGEVNNSGKPILIKEDSSEELLVPLFREAAYTKIKKLVGETTPEDFEEMKEKVQRASDAAIAKKDKVIDYIKGN
- the hisH gene encoding imidazole glycerol phosphate synthase subunit HisH; this translates as MITIIDYKSGNLKSISNGFKKIGVDYQITDDKEIIANSDYLVLPGVGAFGSAMENLKPFEDVIHEHVGDDKPFLGICLGQQVLMSSSDESPGVKGLDLFNGHVEILPEGVKIPHMGWNKLNVVNDSPILEGIDGEFFYFVHSYHVVPDDESIIAGICEYGGDVVASLSQNNLFSTQFHPEKSGVAGLKILKNFTNLEI
- the cfbD gene encoding Ni-sirohydrochlorin a,c-diamide reductive cyclase catalytic subunit, producing MHPRPSPIAATLYTLRDMNVDVIIMHGPTGCCFRTARLLESDGVRVVTTGMSENDFILGAGEKLVDTLIEAYELFHPKLMGIAGTCASMIIGEDLKEAIATADLPCTVIPVESHGGSGEGDNTVGAIMVLDAAVECGVIPREEADRQIEMLEKATEVEKTRGMAQGKYIKPDFGDSKENVAKTVVNALKDNKKVAFVLNVKKETSYLFADIINFDYEKINPDNKPIFVANLDENIGLPRIRQHAVNIKNQLDMEPDFITGGLDEYPITANNAAEYLRDKDLDLIVVFGVPHAFPIEDFDAESVAVTDGPRLVQPLKELGYTHVVAELDAHSKTLGTDEIVFSDFGGMIRSAIGWLDE
- a CDS encoding C-GCAxxG-C-C family protein gives rise to the protein MKLDEKILEEKIREYRKSKSCSESTLMGLCETADADITSEEMTKLACGFAGGMGGTFDEGTCGAVTGALMANGIVLDDVGKIKANAKEIFNTFKEEYGSVCCGVITNNGEDKSPCVDCCVFIAKKVADLWDE
- a CDS encoding zinc ribbon domain-containing protein: MERYCRKCGAKLKNEAIFCPNCGEKAVYPDESFLSKYKIPLIIAAVAAIILISFVVLTPQTQIVKVDDVEFEIPADYVNDPSRTEVSYDENVKSSAMGWSNKDTYIEIGVARTPGSGFNSQEAAANVGGSPTKMLGYSGYYQKYDNESYTFVFGLKDKVCMVYVSDYDAFKDIKVISEE
- a CDS encoding SLC13 family permease, which codes for MAKLIDKGVNFFKKEIIFSISLILAIISCFFVKPSIDYFNYINWETIILLFVIMLIVEVLKNLAVFEILVRKLLTKIGDARGLVLVLVSICFFSSIFITNDVSLIIFVPFAILALNKVGRVDLIIFTVSLQTIAANVGCMVLPIGAPHNIVMYTVSKIPFLSFFLLLLPYVVVSLIFLTAMLFFVKNDPITLPKMSKIQVDKKDFFKRVFIGVDYYLLLTFIALFILIGNLENIPFFTSLFEKWIIGNEVVWGIVASQFISNVPAAMLLSGFSTNYEAIIVGINIGGLGTLIASMANLISYKILVHEHDEFKMRYLGVFTVLNVILMVILCGVYILTTLH